The Caldicellulosiruptor changbaiensis genome has a segment encoding these proteins:
- a CDS encoding protein-export chaperone SecB, translating into MINIDRIKADFQIISSRVVKFELETRDWNEEKESISVSNNYDYEIIKLEENEQLYYGVLHFKSYFTAKVKNKLLFKVNIIYEGAFIGKKEKLGMQDFKNMLELNGIVTLAHLTRAYVISCTALAGFNPPVRLPLINIHKLKEMKEQTTTQKQ; encoded by the coding sequence TTGATAAATATAGACAGGATAAAGGCTGATTTTCAAATTATTTCTAGTAGAGTTGTAAAATTTGAGCTTGAAACAAGGGATTGGAACGAAGAGAAGGAAAGTATTAGTGTAAGCAATAACTATGATTATGAAATTATAAAACTTGAAGAAAATGAACAGTTGTATTATGGGGTTCTCCACTTCAAATCGTATTTTACTGCTAAGGTTAAAAATAAACTTTTGTTTAAAGTTAATATTATATATGAAGGTGCATTTATAGGCAAAAAAGAAAAATTAGGTATGCAAGATTTCAAGAATATGTTAGAATTAAATGGAATAGTGACTTTAGCTCACTTGACACGGGCATATGTGATTTCTTGTACAGCCCTGGCAGGCTTTAATCCCCCTGTAAGATTACCCTTGATAAACATACATAAGTTAAAGGAAATGAAGGAGCAGACCACGACGCAAAAACAATGA
- a CDS encoding helix-turn-helix domain-containing protein, with translation MNELIKLESPYKIVEKYVNEEDKKYFELDDILVNIALSLINYRIKNNLTQKELAQKLGMTQAMVSKLESGEYNPTVKMLYEISKALGLEFKVELREKTEPMEQWIECTESFIDVGSSNRVGDAA, from the coding sequence ATGAATGAGCTGATTAAGTTGGAATCTCCATATAAAATAGTGGAGAAATATGTAAATGAAGAAGATAAAAAGTATTTTGAATTAGATGATATTCTAGTGAATATCGCATTGAGCTTGATAAATTACAGAATAAAAAACAATCTAACCCAAAAAGAATTAGCTCAAAAGCTTGGGATGACGCAAGCAATGGTTTCAAAGCTTGAAAGTGGAGAGTATAATCCTACTGTAAAAATGCTTTATGAGATATCAAAAGCTCTTGGTTTAGAATTTAAAGTCGAGTTGAGAGAAAAGACAGAACCTATGGAACAGTGGATTGAATGTACTGAGTCCTTTATTGACGTGGGAAGTAGCAACAGAGTAGGTGATGCTGCTTGA
- a CDS encoding iron-containing alcohol dehydrogenase encodes MWETKINPFKVFELRCKNTTYFGIGAINKIGDILEDLKKRGINKVILITGKSSYKISGAWDVVRPALEEKKVDFCIYDKVGPNPTVDMIEEAVEMAKSFGAQAVIGIGGGSPIDTAKSVAVLLEYKDRNARELYEQKFAPEKAVPIIAINLTHGTGTEVDRFAVATIPEKNYKPAIAYDCIYPLYSIDDPQLMTKLDKTQTVAVTVDALNHITEASTTLVASPYSILTAQETVRLIAKYLPVAINEPQNLIARYYLLYASALAGISFDNGLLHLTHALEHPLSAVKPELPHGLGLGALLPAIIKTIYPYQAEVLASVYEPIVPNLKGVPAEAEFAAKKVEEWLFTMGCDKKLSDFGFSQSDVDNLVDLALETPSLGLLLSMSPVKATKEVIKKIYEESLYPMK; translated from the coding sequence ATGTGGGAAACTAAAATAAATCCTTTCAAGGTATTTGAACTTAGGTGTAAAAACACAACATATTTCGGAATTGGTGCTATTAATAAAATAGGCGACATTTTGGAGGATTTGAAGAAGAGGGGAATAAATAAAGTTATACTTATAACTGGTAAAAGCTCGTACAAAATAAGTGGAGCTTGGGATGTTGTAAGGCCTGCACTGGAAGAAAAGAAAGTTGACTTTTGTATTTATGACAAGGTTGGGCCAAACCCCACTGTTGATATGATCGAAGAAGCGGTTGAAATGGCTAAAAGTTTTGGTGCACAAGCAGTTATTGGTATCGGTGGAGGAAGTCCAATTGATACTGCAAAAAGCGTTGCTGTACTTCTTGAATACAAAGACAGGAATGCAAGAGAACTTTACGAGCAAAAGTTTGCTCCTGAAAAAGCTGTTCCAATAATAGCTATAAACTTGACACATGGTACAGGTACAGAAGTTGATAGATTTGCTGTTGCAACTATACCTGAGAAAAATTACAAGCCCGCAATTGCATATGATTGTATCTATCCATTATACTCAATAGATGATCCTCAGCTTATGACAAAACTTGATAAAACACAAACTGTTGCAGTTACAGTAGATGCGCTCAATCACATTACAGAAGCCTCAACAACATTGGTAGCATCCCCATACAGTATTTTAACCGCACAGGAGACAGTAAGGCTTATAGCAAAATATCTACCTGTTGCAATAAATGAGCCACAAAACCTTATTGCAAGGTATTACCTTTTGTATGCATCAGCACTAGCAGGTATCTCGTTTGATAACGGGCTTTTACATCTTACACATGCACTTGAACATCCGCTAAGTGCTGTAAAGCCTGAACTTCCACATGGTTTGGGGCTTGGAGCACTTCTTCCTGCTATAATCAAGACAATTTATCCGTATCAGGCTGAAGTTTTGGCATCTGTTTATGAACCAATTGTTCCTAACTTAAAAGGAGTGCCTGCAGAGGCAGAATTTGCAGCAAAGAAAGTAGAAGAGTGGTTGTTTACAATGGGGTGCGATAAGAAACTTTCTGACTTTGGATTTAGCCAGAGCGACGTTGATAATCTTGTGGACTTGGCACTTGAGACACCGTCTTTAGGGTTACTCCTTTCAATGTCTCCAGTCAAGGCAACCAAAGAAGTAATTAAGAAGATTTACGAAGAATCATTGTACCCAATGAAGTGA